A single region of the Salarchaeum japonicum genome encodes:
- a CDS encoding YeiH family protein — translation MRERVRRRAPGLLVLVLVAAVAVAATRAAGVGSPLLLAVALGALAANALPTPARFAPGLALHGRFLEAGIVALGATLGLGALAAVGPLLLALVAAVVALSVLVTELGARVAGLSRESGSLLAAGASVCGVSAVAAVAGSIDAAEERVAYAAATVLVFDAVTLAAFPLLGHALALTPREFGVWAGLAMFSTGPVTAAGFTYGSVAGQWATVTKLVRNTAIGVLALAYAVVHADADRPARALTTGIPGFLVGFVALAALAATGVLPAPVASGFGALSEACFLLAFAGLGFDLRLNALRDAGLRPVLVVAATLLVVGTLSLVAVTALL, via the coding sequence ATGCGCGAACGCGTCCGCCGGCGCGCGCCCGGCCTCCTCGTCCTCGTGCTCGTCGCCGCCGTCGCCGTCGCGGCCACCCGCGCGGCCGGCGTCGGCAGTCCGCTCCTCCTCGCGGTGGCGCTCGGCGCGCTCGCCGCGAACGCCCTCCCTACGCCCGCCCGCTTCGCGCCCGGACTCGCGCTCCACGGCCGCTTCCTCGAAGCCGGTATCGTCGCGCTCGGCGCGACCCTCGGCCTCGGCGCGCTCGCCGCCGTCGGCCCGCTCCTCCTCGCGCTCGTCGCCGCGGTCGTCGCGCTCTCGGTTCTCGTCACCGAACTCGGCGCGCGCGTCGCCGGCCTCTCCCGCGAGTCCGGGTCGTTGCTCGCCGCCGGCGCGAGCGTCTGCGGCGTCTCCGCCGTCGCCGCGGTCGCCGGGAGCATCGACGCCGCCGAGGAGCGCGTCGCGTACGCCGCCGCCACCGTCCTCGTCTTCGACGCCGTCACGCTCGCCGCCTTCCCACTCCTCGGACACGCGCTCGCGCTCACCCCCCGCGAGTTCGGCGTCTGGGCCGGCCTCGCGATGTTCTCCACCGGCCCCGTCACCGCCGCCGGCTTTACGTATGGTTCCGTCGCCGGCCAGTGGGCGACCGTCACGAAACTCGTCCGGAACACCGCCATCGGCGTCCTCGCGCTCGCGTACGCCGTCGTCCACGCAGACGCCGACCGGCCCGCGCGAGCGCTCACCACCGGGATTCCCGGGTTCCTCGTCGGCTTCGTCGCGCTCGCCGCGCTCGCCGCCACCGGCGTCCTCCCCGCCCCCGTCGCGAGCGGGTTCGGCGCGCTCTCCGAGGCGTGCTTCCTCCTCGCGTTCGCCGGCCTCGGGTTCGACCTCCGCCTCAACGCCCTCCGCGACGCCGGCCTCCGCCCGGTTCTCGTGGTCGCCGCGACCCTCCTCGTCGTCGGCACGCTCTCCCTCGTCGCCGTCACCGCGCTCCTCTAG
- a CDS encoding DUF6612 family protein — protein sequence MHRRTVALVLLAGLVALSGCAGLTDSSPTTTASNVNASADDVQADTLDAMANVTAYEFDADIDQDLGNIQTTLRLTGVVNKTAERMYQRTDATATRGDQSNSATTETYVVGDTAYVHSQGVWQTQPTPEGAWTSTPTDRQVAFLTDAEVTVLNTTTVDGVETYALSVQPDPESVTSYAENRNSIDGDVSVESVSVTQYVAVDTHRIQKATLDMTLTIDGQTLEQTLTITFSDYGTETDITVPDDAS from the coding sequence ATGCACCGCCGCACTGTCGCCCTCGTCCTCCTCGCCGGCCTGGTCGCGCTCAGCGGCTGCGCCGGCCTCACCGACTCGTCGCCGACCACCACCGCGTCCAACGTGAACGCCTCCGCCGACGACGTGCAGGCCGACACGCTCGACGCGATGGCGAACGTCACGGCCTACGAGTTCGACGCCGACATCGACCAGGACCTCGGGAACATCCAGACCACGCTCCGCCTCACCGGCGTCGTCAACAAGACCGCGGAGCGCATGTACCAGCGAACCGACGCCACCGCCACCCGCGGCGACCAGTCGAACTCCGCGACCACCGAGACGTACGTCGTCGGCGACACCGCCTACGTCCACTCGCAGGGCGTCTGGCAGACACAGCCCACGCCCGAGGGCGCGTGGACAAGCACGCCGACCGACCGACAGGTCGCGTTCCTCACCGACGCCGAGGTCACCGTGCTGAACACGACCACCGTTGACGGCGTGGAGACGTACGCGCTCTCGGTTCAGCCCGACCCCGAGAGCGTCACGTCCTACGCGGAGAACCGGAACTCCATCGACGGCGACGTGTCCGTCGAGTCCGTCTCCGTGACCCAGTACGTCGCCGTCGATACGCACCGCATCCAGAAGGCCACGCTCGACATGACGCTCACGATCGACGGGCAGACGCTCGAACAGACGCTCACCATCACGTTCAGCGACTACGGCACCGAGACGGACATCACCGTCCCGGACGACGCCTCATAG
- a CDS encoding DUF5810 domain-containing protein, whose protein sequence is MSGYECPVCGVPQAEADHLANHVAFAAMLDEADHEAWLDEHAPDWNEMSQAELGEVVVEHAPESDVEFEEGDHAHAEQHFAQEGGYGRDDLGGDQQAIVEEAMELTREMQDGEDE, encoded by the coding sequence ATGAGTGGCTACGAGTGTCCCGTCTGTGGCGTGCCGCAGGCAGAAGCCGACCACCTCGCGAACCACGTCGCGTTCGCCGCGATGCTGGACGAAGCCGACCACGAGGCGTGGCTCGACGAGCACGCGCCCGACTGGAACGAGATGAGTCAGGCGGAACTCGGCGAGGTCGTCGTCGAGCACGCGCCCGAGTCCGACGTGGAGTTCGAGGAGGGCGACCACGCGCACGCCGAACAGCACTTCGCGCAGGAGGGCGGGTACGGCCGCGACGACCTGGGCGGCGACCAGCAGGCAATCGTGGAGGAGGCGATGGAACTCACGCGCGAGATGCAAGACGGGGAGGACGAGTGA
- a CDS encoding ATP-binding protein, with protein sequence MAVSFRRVTSAGLVSALGVGLLWFPLLDILDDWTNPPHKPLWSTLFENSPGLALALTLVVGGLWLYTRDWSDEYVVNAAKWSLGVLVAFAVLLAWVLGIQQFVQNDLKPYFIALDAVVFGGVVALGIGIYDSRRRRNESELALERDRLSALYENAEDAIATVRFDDGPVVESANSAFRERYDDIAAILSEAPGVNGTYDSLAGPLADGDAVEFEWDGPDGDRSLLVNATPITTANAVRAHVRIADITEQKHLARESAARERLEHLHRVASDLSAADTENEAYDRTLNALRTAVGFDAACVVAEGDVVAARGTRDALDWESIDRIQPGAVPTDGGATTRQVDGATVLTVPVGDDAVLQASITDDEFEDSQVTAAELLGTHLRETRKRLDREARLRDQHERLELLARTFRHDLLNDVNVINARATVLEDHVDDDATDYLDTLEERADDMEDRIETMRSLMKAVEGEHRDLDSLALAPVVKDAVDDARDTYPSAAFELDTPLPADVVGDDLLPDVFQNLLANAVEHNDTDAPRVRVSGERADDAVVVTVADNGPGVPPERRDAVFDLGEKGVESGGTGVGLNLCHRIVETYGGSLTVADDADLGGAAFRVRLPLSD encoded by the coding sequence ATGGCTGTCTCGTTCCGACGCGTCACGTCCGCTGGCCTCGTCAGCGCGCTCGGCGTCGGACTCCTCTGGTTCCCCCTGCTCGACATCCTCGACGACTGGACGAACCCGCCCCACAAGCCCCTGTGGTCGACGCTGTTCGAGAACTCGCCGGGCCTCGCGCTCGCGCTCACTCTCGTCGTCGGCGGTCTCTGGCTGTACACGCGCGACTGGAGCGACGAGTACGTCGTGAACGCCGCGAAGTGGTCGCTCGGCGTCCTCGTCGCGTTCGCCGTGCTCCTCGCGTGGGTGCTCGGCATCCAGCAGTTCGTCCAGAACGACCTCAAACCCTACTTCATCGCGCTCGACGCCGTCGTGTTCGGCGGCGTCGTCGCGCTCGGCATCGGCATCTACGACTCCCGCCGCCGCCGCAACGAGTCGGAACTGGCGCTCGAACGCGACCGGCTGTCCGCGCTCTACGAGAACGCCGAGGACGCCATCGCCACCGTCCGGTTCGACGACGGCCCCGTCGTGGAGTCCGCAAACAGCGCCTTCCGCGAGCGCTACGACGACATCGCCGCCATCCTCTCCGAGGCCCCCGGCGTGAACGGTACGTACGACTCGCTCGCCGGCCCGCTCGCCGACGGCGACGCCGTCGAGTTCGAGTGGGACGGCCCCGACGGCGACAGGTCGCTCCTCGTCAACGCCACCCCCATCACCACCGCGAACGCCGTCCGCGCGCACGTCCGCATCGCCGACATCACCGAACAGAAACACCTCGCGCGCGAGTCCGCCGCGCGCGAACGCCTCGAACATCTCCACCGAGTCGCGTCCGACCTCTCCGCCGCCGACACCGAGAACGAGGCGTACGACCGCACCCTCAACGCCCTCCGAACCGCCGTCGGGTTCGACGCCGCGTGCGTCGTCGCCGAGGGCGACGTGGTCGCCGCGCGCGGCACCCGGGACGCCCTCGACTGGGAGAGCATCGACCGCATCCAACCCGGTGCCGTCCCGACCGACGGCGGCGCGACCACCCGGCAGGTGGACGGCGCGACCGTGCTCACGGTTCCGGTCGGCGACGACGCCGTCCTGCAGGCGAGCATCACGGACGACGAGTTCGAGGACTCCCAGGTCACCGCGGCGGAACTCCTCGGCACCCACCTCCGCGAGACGCGGAAGCGCCTCGACCGCGAAGCCCGGTTGCGCGACCAGCACGAGCGCCTCGAACTGCTCGCGCGCACGTTCCGCCACGACCTCCTGAACGACGTGAACGTCATCAACGCCCGCGCCACCGTCCTCGAAGACCACGTGGACGACGACGCGACCGACTACCTCGACACGCTGGAGGAGCGCGCGGACGACATGGAAGACCGCATCGAGACGATGCGGTCGCTGATGAAGGCCGTGGAGGGCGAGCACCGCGACCTCGACTCGCTCGCGCTCGCGCCCGTCGTGAAGGACGCCGTGGACGACGCCCGCGACACCTACCCGAGCGCGGCGTTCGAACTCGACACGCCCCTTCCCGCCGACGTGGTCGGGGACGACCTCCTCCCCGACGTGTTCCAGAACCTCCTCGCGAACGCCGTCGAACACAACGACACCGACGCCCCCCGCGTCCGCGTCTCCGGCGAACGCGCGGACGACGCCGTCGTCGTCACCGTCGCCGACAACGGCCCCGGCGTCCCGCCCGAGCGCCGCGACGCCGTGTTCGACCTCGGCGAGAAGGGCGTCGAGAGCGGCGGAACCGGCGTCGGCCTGAACCTCTGTCACCGTATCGTCGAGACGTACGGCGGCTCCCTCACCGTCGCGGACGACGCCGACCTCGGCGGCGCGGCGTTCCGCGTCCGCCTCCCTCTCTCGGACTGA
- a CDS encoding GNAT family N-acetyltransferase: MASGGPFQYAGIRQAGQGDLLDVFRIEKQAFEQPWPFSAFERYLGEPGFLVAERPEETALAGFVVADTIPNHGRPLGHIKDLAVHPDDRGQGLGGALVDRGLAVLRAQGARSAKLEVRRSNDPAIGLYREKGFEYYRTLDRYYADGEDAFVMVARLANHE, translated from the coding sequence ATGGCGTCGGGTGGGCCGTTCCAGTACGCGGGCATCCGGCAGGCCGGTCAGGGCGACCTGCTGGACGTGTTCCGCATCGAGAAACAGGCGTTCGAGCAGCCGTGGCCGTTCTCGGCGTTCGAACGCTACCTCGGCGAACCCGGCTTCCTCGTGGCGGAACGCCCCGAGGAGACGGCGCTCGCGGGGTTCGTGGTCGCGGACACGATTCCGAACCACGGCCGGCCGCTCGGCCACATCAAAGACCTCGCCGTCCACCCCGACGACCGCGGCCAGGGGTTGGGCGGCGCGCTCGTCGACCGCGGGCTCGCGGTTCTCCGCGCGCAGGGCGCGCGCTCCGCGAAACTCGAAGTCCGCCGGTCGAACGACCCCGCCATCGGCCTCTACCGCGAGAAGGGCTTCGAGTACTACCGCACCCTCGACCGGTACTACGCGGACGGCGAGGACGCGTTCGTGATGGTCGCGCGACTCGCGAACCACGAGTAG
- a CDS encoding deoxyuridine 5'-triphosphate nucleotidohydrolase, with protein sequence MFESGASVAAALGGVDDEQVQPNGVDLTLAGVYEQTTPGRIGVDGKDVGDRRELAPADGTYSLEPGGYVVEYAETVRIPEEHVGFVYPRSSLLRNSCMLNTAVWDAGYEGKGEGLLQVHHAVELEAGARIAQLVLADAEHEATYDGSYQGERL encoded by the coding sequence ATGTTCGAGAGTGGCGCGTCCGTCGCGGCGGCGCTCGGCGGCGTGGACGACGAGCAGGTGCAGCCGAACGGCGTGGACTTGACGCTCGCGGGCGTGTACGAGCAGACGACGCCGGGCCGCATCGGCGTGGACGGAAAGGACGTGGGCGACCGGCGGGAACTCGCGCCCGCGGACGGAACCTACTCGCTGGAACCGGGCGGGTACGTCGTGGAGTACGCGGAGACCGTCCGCATCCCCGAGGAGCACGTCGGGTTCGTCTACCCGCGGTCGAGCCTCCTCCGAAACTCCTGCATGCTCAACACGGCGGTCTGGGACGCCGGCTACGAGGGGAAGGGCGAGGGCTTGCTCCAGGTGCATCACGCGGTCGAACTGGAGGCGGGCGCGCGAATCGCGCAGTTGGTGCTGGCGGACGCGGAACACGAAGCGACGTACGACGGGAGTTATCAGGGCGAGCGGCTATGA
- a CDS encoding VOC family protein codes for MPADSPGLHHVTSLVADAQANVDFYTGVLGLRLVKHTVNQKDMLTRHLFYGNASGEPGTVYTCFPYPNEVPARPGKPSVPAAMFAVPPGSLDFWRDRLDAHGTEYETRERLGETALRFSDPAGTTLELVGAASPVEPWTASVPDEHAIRGFHGVTTLPADPYATASTLETFGFSLDGEDGDRVRYRAPGDRATVVDILNRDAEYGREGVGSIQHVALRVPSRDDLMAYHDRLRERDLRVSRVRDRRYFESLYVRDPGGVLWELATETPGYTLDEPREKLGESFVLPEFFADDRDLIESQLPELET; via the coding sequence ATGCCCGCCGACAGTCCGGGACTCCACCACGTCACGTCGCTCGTCGCGGACGCACAGGCGAACGTGGACTTCTACACGGGCGTGCTGGGGTTGCGCCTCGTGAAGCACACGGTGAACCAGAAGGACATGCTCACTCGCCACCTGTTCTACGGGAACGCGTCCGGGGAGCCCGGCACCGTCTACACGTGCTTTCCGTATCCGAACGAGGTGCCCGCGCGCCCCGGGAAGCCGAGCGTGCCGGCGGCGATGTTCGCCGTCCCCCCGGGGAGTCTCGACTTCTGGCGCGACCGACTCGACGCCCACGGCACCGAGTACGAGACCCGAGAGCGACTGGGCGAGACGGCGCTCCGGTTCAGCGACCCCGCGGGGACGACGCTCGAACTCGTCGGAGCGGCCTCGCCCGTGGAACCGTGGACGGCGAGCGTCCCCGACGAGCACGCGATTCGGGGGTTTCACGGCGTCACGACCCTGCCCGCCGACCCGTACGCCACCGCGAGCACGCTCGAAACCTTCGGCTTCTCGCTCGACGGCGAGGACGGCGACCGGGTGCGGTATCGCGCGCCCGGCGACCGCGCGACCGTCGTGGACATCCTGAACCGGGACGCCGAGTACGGCCGCGAGGGCGTCGGCTCCATCCAGCACGTCGCGCTCCGCGTCCCCAGTCGAGACGACCTCATGGCCTACCACGACCGCCTCCGAGAACGCGACCTCCGCGTCTCCCGGGTGCGCGACCGCCGGTACTTCGAGTCGCTGTACGTCCGCGACCCCGGCGGCGTCCTCTGGGAGCTCGCGACCGAAACACCGGGGTACACGCTCGACGAACCCCGCGAGAAGCTCGGTGAGTCGTTCGTCCTGCCGGAGTTCTTCGCGGACGACCGCGACCTCATCGAATCCCAGCTCCCCGAGTTGGAGACGTGA
- a CDS encoding aconitate hydratase: MGQTITEKILDDHLVEGELETGEEVGLEIDQVLTQDTTGTMVWLQFEALELDEVQTELAAQYCDHQTYQFDFKNTDDHRFLRSAAGTYGAYFSRPGNGICHQVHKENFAAPGKTLLGSDSHTPTPGGLGQLAIGAGGLDIAVAMGGGAYYVEVPEVVNVQLEGELPEWATAKDIALEMLRRLSVKGGVGKIFEYTGEGAESLTIPERTTITNLGTELGATSSIFGTDEKTKDWLSRIGREDEYVELSPDEDAEYADTVTIDLSDLEPLIAKPSMPDNVVPVREVAGEDVEQVMVGSCTNGAYEDILPAAKMVEDREVAKHTEMIVAPGSKQASEMLAREGWTAEMMAAGVNFSEATCGACIGIGHVPASDSVSLRTFNRNFEGRSGIEDDSVYLCSPEVAAAAAIKGEIVDPRDLADELGDLEAPGLEMGSTYSPGMGQDDPDIISPDEAVDDDLIKGPNIGDVPLKDPLDAHLEGEALLKMEDNITTDHIIPATSDILKFRSNVPKLSEFTLSRVDDTFAERAKQSDGGFLVAGENYGQGSSREHAALCPMYLGIEGVLAQSFARIHKANLFNFGLLPLTIDEEAYAKIEQGDDIEIVDDVEEAVKSGQEEFTVRVNDDWEATGHLDASERERRILAAGGKLSLTKQQYEDDSGAASPADD; encoded by the coding sequence ATGGGACAGACGATTACCGAGAAAATCCTCGACGACCACCTCGTCGAGGGTGAGCTCGAGACCGGCGAAGAAGTCGGCCTCGAGATCGACCAGGTCCTCACGCAGGACACGACGGGGACGATGGTCTGGCTCCAGTTCGAAGCGCTCGAACTCGACGAAGTCCAGACGGAACTCGCCGCGCAGTACTGCGACCACCAGACGTACCAGTTCGACTTCAAGAACACGGACGACCACCGCTTCCTCCGCTCCGCCGCCGGCACCTACGGCGCGTACTTCTCCCGGCCCGGGAACGGCATCTGCCACCAGGTCCACAAGGAGAACTTCGCCGCGCCCGGCAAGACCCTCCTCGGGTCCGACAGCCACACGCCGACCCCCGGTGGCCTCGGCCAGCTCGCAATCGGCGCGGGCGGCCTCGACATCGCAGTCGCCATGGGCGGCGGCGCGTACTACGTCGAAGTGCCGGAAGTCGTGAACGTCCAGCTCGAAGGCGAACTCCCCGAGTGGGCGACCGCGAAGGACATCGCGCTCGAAATGCTCCGCCGCCTCTCCGTCAAGGGCGGCGTCGGCAAGATCTTCGAGTACACGGGCGAGGGCGCGGAGTCCCTCACCATCCCCGAGCGCACCACCATCACGAACCTCGGGACGGAGCTCGGCGCGACCTCCAGCATCTTCGGCACGGACGAGAAGACGAAGGACTGGCTCTCCCGCATCGGGCGGGAGGACGAGTACGTCGAACTCTCCCCGGACGAGGACGCGGAGTACGCCGACACGGTCACCATCGACCTCTCCGACCTCGAACCCCTCATCGCGAAGCCCTCCATGCCCGACAACGTCGTGCCCGTCCGCGAAGTCGCGGGCGAGGACGTCGAACAGGTCATGGTCGGCTCCTGCACCAACGGCGCGTACGAGGACATCCTCCCCGCCGCGAAGATGGTGGAAGACCGCGAGGTCGCAAAGCACACCGAGATGATCGTCGCGCCCGGTTCGAAGCAGGCCAGCGAGATGCTCGCCCGCGAAGGCTGGACCGCCGAGATGATGGCGGCCGGCGTCAACTTCAGCGAGGCGACCTGCGGTGCCTGTATCGGCATCGGTCACGTCCCGGCGTCTGACTCCGTCAGCCTCCGGACGTTCAACCGGAACTTCGAGGGTCGCTCGGGCATCGAGGACGACTCCGTCTACCTCTGCTCGCCGGAGGTCGCCGCGGCCGCGGCTATCAAGGGCGAAATCGTCGACCCCCGCGACCTCGCCGACGAACTCGGCGACCTCGAAGCCCCCGGCCTCGAGATGGGTTCGACGTACAGCCCCGGCATGGGCCAGGACGACCCCGACATCATCAGCCCCGACGAGGCCGTGGACGACGACCTCATCAAGGGCCCGAACATCGGCGACGTCCCCCTCAAGGACCCGCTCGACGCCCACCTCGAAGGTGAAGCCCTCCTCAAGATGGAGGACAACATCACCACCGACCACATCATCCCGGCGACGTCCGACATCCTGAAGTTCCGCTCGAACGTCCCGAAACTCTCCGAGTTCACGCTCTCGCGCGTCGACGACACGTTCGCCGAGCGCGCGAAGCAGTCCGACGGCGGGTTCCTCGTCGCCGGCGAGAACTACGGTCAGGGGAGTTCGCGCGAACACGCGGCGCTCTGCCCGATGTACCTCGGTATCGAGGGCGTGCTCGCGCAGTCCTTCGCCCGCATCCACAAGGCGAACCTGTTCAACTTCGGTCTCCTCCCGCTCACCATCGACGAGGAGGCGTACGCGAAGATCGAACAGGGCGACGACATCGAAATCGTCGACGACGTCGAGGAAGCCGTCAAGTCCGGCCAGGAGGAGTTCACGGTGCGCGTGAACGACGACTGGGAGGCGACCGGTCACCTCGACGCGTCCGAGCGCGAACGCCGCATCCTCGCTGCCGGTGGGAAGCTCTCCCTCACGAAGCAGCAGTACGAGGACGACAGCGGCGCGGCGTCGCCCGCGGACGACTAA
- a CDS encoding DUF5809 family protein, translated as METHGVLAPETADEVRAAYEDVGPAAQNVTREVAKAMEFSKEEYDDRVTGEVVETARDALFANLLEVHSGTREEFEDWLADYEYEVVENGSDDVEKVAWHVVPFENTVVTASYQNEPAAARGTLRRIVHGKFYRETLSRTAD; from the coding sequence ATGGAGACGCACGGCGTTCTCGCACCCGAAACGGCGGACGAGGTTCGCGCGGCCTACGAGGACGTGGGACCGGCCGCGCAGAACGTCACTCGCGAGGTGGCGAAGGCGATGGAGTTCAGCAAGGAGGAGTACGACGACCGCGTCACCGGCGAGGTCGTGGAGACCGCGCGCGACGCCCTGTTCGCGAACCTCCTCGAAGTCCACTCCGGCACCCGCGAGGAGTTCGAGGACTGGCTCGCGGACTACGAGTACGAGGTCGTGGAGAACGGGAGCGACGACGTGGAGAAGGTCGCGTGGCACGTCGTGCCGTTCGAGAACACGGTCGTGACGGCGTCCTACCAGAACGAGCCCGCGGCCGCGCGCGGCACCCTCCGCCGCATCGTTCACGGGAAGTTCTACCGGGAGACGCTCTCGCGAACCGCGGACTGA